In one Shewanella loihica PV-4 genomic region, the following are encoded:
- the rpmB gene encoding 50S ribosomal protein L28, whose amino-acid sequence MSRVCQVTGKKPMVGNNRSHAKNATRRRFLPNLQNHRFWLEDEKRFVQLRVSTKGMRIIDKKGIEVVVAELRARGEKV is encoded by the coding sequence ATGTCAAGAGTATGCCAAGTTACTGGCAAGAAGCCGATGGTTGGTAACAACCGTTCGCACGCTAAGAACGCGACTCGTCGTCGTTTTTTACCTAACCTACAGAACCACCGTTTCTGGTTAGAAGACGAAAAGCGTTTCGTACAGCTACGTGTATCTACTAAAGGTATGCGTATTATCGATAAGAAAGGTATCGAAGTTGTTGTTGCTGAACTTCGTGCCCGCGGCGAGAAGGTGTAA
- the dut gene encoding dUTP diphosphatase — MKTPIELKILDSRIGSQFPLPAYATPGSAGMDLRAMIETTMVIQPGETQLIPTGIAVHVADPSLAAVILPRSGMGHKHGIVLGNLVGLIDSDYQGPLMVSCWNRSNEPFTLEIGDRLAQLVFVPVVQAEFKLVDEFDTSDRGEGGFGHSGTQ; from the coding sequence ATGAAGACGCCCATAGAACTCAAGATCCTCGATTCTCGCATCGGCTCACAGTTTCCGCTTCCCGCCTACGCGACACCGGGCAGTGCCGGCATGGATCTGCGTGCCATGATAGAAACCACAATGGTGATTCAACCGGGTGAAACCCAGCTGATCCCAACCGGTATCGCCGTGCATGTGGCCGATCCCAGCCTGGCGGCCGTCATCCTGCCGCGCTCCGGCATGGGCCACAAACATGGCATAGTGCTGGGCAACCTGGTCGGTCTTATCGACTCTGACTATCAGGGTCCCCTGATGGTCTCTTGCTGGAACCGCAGCAACGAGCCTTTCACCTTGGAGATTGGCGATCGCCTGGCGCAACTGGTGTTTGTGCCTGTGGTACAAGCCGAATTTAAATTGGTCGACGAATTCGACACCTCAGATCGAGGCGAAGGCGGTTTCGGCCACTCGGGTACTCAATAG
- the coaBC gene encoding bifunctional phosphopantothenoylcysteine decarboxylase/phosphopantothenate--cysteine ligase CoaBC — MSLTNKKILLGIGGGIAAYKSADLVRRLKERGADVRVVMSQSAQEFITPLTLQALSGHPIATDLLDPAAEAAMGHIELARWADLVLIAPATANLIARINAGMADELITTTCLATEAPVVLCPAMNQQMYRNVATQENLDNLRKRGLTIWGPASGSQACGEVGPGRMEEPLVIAERVEHFFAPKLLQGISILLTAGPTREAIDPVRYISNHSSGKMGFALARAAAEMGAKVTLVSGPVNLETPMNVNRLNVASTQEMLDAVMQQVHHSDIFIGCAAVCDYRTADIADEKIKKSATEMSLALVRNPDILATVAAHEARPFTVGFAAETQDVDHYAKDKLTRKKLDMIAANDVSDPAIGFNSDSNALKVFWQGGEHALPATDKYTLAKQLLTLIAQQMKTA, encoded by the coding sequence ATGAGTCTAACCAATAAAAAGATATTGCTGGGAATTGGCGGCGGCATTGCTGCTTATAAGTCTGCCGATCTGGTCCGCCGCCTGAAAGAACGCGGCGCCGATGTACGTGTCGTCATGAGCCAAAGCGCGCAAGAATTTATTACGCCGCTGACCCTGCAGGCACTGTCGGGACATCCCATTGCCACCGACCTGTTAGACCCGGCGGCCGAAGCCGCCATGGGGCATATCGAACTCGCCCGCTGGGCCGACTTAGTGTTGATCGCTCCGGCAACCGCCAACCTGATCGCCCGCATCAACGCCGGCATGGCCGATGAGTTAATCACCACCACCTGCCTGGCCACAGAAGCGCCTGTAGTGCTCTGCCCGGCGATGAATCAGCAGATGTATCGGAACGTCGCCACCCAGGAAAATCTGGACAACCTGAGAAAGCGTGGTCTCACCATCTGGGGACCGGCATCTGGTAGCCAGGCCTGTGGCGAAGTCGGCCCAGGCCGCATGGAGGAGCCTCTGGTGATCGCCGAGCGCGTCGAACACTTCTTTGCGCCAAAGCTGCTTCAGGGAATATCGATACTGCTGACGGCGGGCCCAACCCGCGAAGCAATCGACCCCGTGCGTTACATCTCTAATCACAGCTCGGGCAAGATGGGCTTTGCCCTAGCACGCGCGGCGGCCGAGATGGGCGCTAAGGTGACGCTGGTCTCCGGCCCGGTCAATCTTGAGACGCCGATGAATGTCAATCGCCTCAACGTCGCCTCGACCCAGGAGATGCTCGACGCCGTGATGCAGCAGGTACACCACAGCGATATCTTCATCGGCTGCGCTGCGGTCTGCGACTATCGCACCGCGGATATTGCCGACGAGAAAATTAAGAAATCTGCCACAGAGATGTCACTTGCGCTTGTACGCAATCCTGATATCTTAGCCACGGTCGCGGCCCATGAGGCACGTCCATTCACGGTAGGATTTGCCGCCGAGACCCAGGATGTAGACCATTACGCCAAAGACAAGTTGACCCGCAAGAAATTGGATATGATCGCCGCCAATGACGTATCCGACCCGGCCATCGGCTTCAACAGCGATAGCAATGCCTTGAAGGTTTTCTGGCAAGGAGGCGAGCACGCCCTGCCCGCCACAGATAAATATACCCTGGCGAAGCAACTACTCACCCTAATCGCACAGCAGATGAAGACAGCATGA
- the rpmG gene encoding 50S ribosomal protein L33, translating to MAKAKGNREKIKLVSSAKTGHFYTTEKNKRNMPEKMEIKKFDPVIRQHVIYKEAKIK from the coding sequence ATGGCTAAAGCTAAAGGTAACCGTGAGAAGATCAAGCTAGTTTCTAGCGCTAAAACAGGTCACTTCTACACGACTGAGAAAAACAAGCGTAACATGCCTGAAAAGATGGAGATCAAGAAATTTGATCCCGTTATCCGTCAGCACGTTATCTACAAAGAAGCGAAAATCAAGTAA
- the radC gene encoding RadC family protein, with protein sequence MAIKDWPQGEGPREKLLRSGVAQLSDAELLAVLLRNGLKGQSAVSLARVMLTHFGGLRALFSASLSELCDIQGIGPVKYAQLQAAIELSKRIAQENLQRGKILSDPDLTRDYLMRQLADRAYEVFAILLLDSQHRVIQFVELFRGTIDSASVYPREVVSLVLEKKAAAVIVCHNHPSGGAEPSHADRRITERLKYALATIDVSLLDHMVVGDREIVSFAERGWID encoded by the coding sequence ATGGCAATCAAAGATTGGCCTCAGGGAGAGGGGCCCAGAGAAAAACTGCTGCGCAGTGGTGTCGCTCAGCTCTCCGATGCCGAGTTGCTGGCGGTGCTGCTTAGAAACGGCCTCAAGGGGCAAAGCGCCGTGTCCCTGGCCAGAGTCATGTTAACCCACTTCGGTGGCCTCAGGGCGCTGTTTAGCGCCTCCTTGAGTGAGCTGTGTGATATTCAGGGGATCGGCCCGGTAAAGTATGCTCAATTGCAGGCAGCCATCGAGTTAAGCAAGCGGATCGCGCAAGAAAATCTACAAAGAGGAAAGATTTTGTCAGATCCTGATTTAACTCGGGACTATTTAATGAGACAATTGGCGGATCGTGCCTACGAAGTGTTTGCCATCTTATTGCTCGATAGTCAGCATAGGGTGATTCAGTTCGTCGAATTGTTCCGTGGCACCATAGATTCAGCCTCGGTTTATCCACGAGAAGTGGTAAGCCTAGTGCTTGAGAAAAAAGCCGCAGCGGTAATTGTGTGCCACAACCATCCTTCCGGGGGGGCTGAGCCCAGTCATGCTGATCGGCGAATTACTGAGCGATTGAAATACGCGTTGGCGACTATAGATGTTTCGCTGCTAGACCATATGGTTGTAGGCGATCGTGAGATAGTTTCGTTTGCAGAGAGGGGATGGATAGATTGA
- the slmA gene encoding nucleoid occlusion factor SlmA has protein sequence MAASPKINRREHILQCLATMLETSPGQRITTAKLAAEVGVSEAALYRHFPSKARMFEGLIDFIEESLLSRINLIMDEEKDTMRRCQLLLQLLLVFAERNPGISRVLNGDALLGENERLRNRTGQIFSKVETHLKQILREKTLREGKGFNLDEAILANLLLAVAEGRIAQFVRSDFKNKPTEHFAEQWQFIQQQLLQS, from the coding sequence ATGGCTGCAAGCCCTAAAATCAACCGACGCGAACATATTCTTCAATGTCTGGCTACCATGCTAGAAACCAGTCCCGGTCAACGAATCACCACGGCAAAACTTGCCGCCGAGGTGGGCGTGTCTGAGGCGGCGCTCTATCGCCACTTTCCCAGCAAAGCGAGAATGTTCGAGGGGCTGATCGACTTTATCGAAGAATCGCTGCTATCGCGCATCAACCTCATCATGGATGAAGAGAAAGACACCATGAGACGCTGTCAGTTGCTGCTGCAACTCTTGCTGGTATTTGCCGAGCGCAACCCAGGGATCTCCCGCGTACTCAACGGCGACGCCCTGTTAGGCGAAAATGAGCGACTACGGAACCGTACCGGCCAGATCTTCTCCAAGGTTGAGACTCACCTGAAACAGATCCTCAGAGAGAAGACCTTGAGAGAAGGCAAAGGCTTTAACCTGGACGAGGCAATCCTGGCTAACCTACTGCTGGCCGTGGCCGAAGGCCGCATCGCCCAATTCGTGCGCAGCGACTTCAAAAACAAGCCCACAGAACACTTCGCCGAGCAGTGGCAGTTTATTCAGCAGCAGCTACTTCAGAGTTAA